A section of the Oncorhynchus tshawytscha isolate Ot180627B linkage group LG09, Otsh_v2.0, whole genome shotgun sequence genome encodes:
- the mybpc2a gene encoding myosin binding protein Ca isoform X9: MPEAKKPAKTDKAAAAPADKGHQSVEDRSAIEEGSECRDELLSESEELPDDETVPGGQSELTGLFVERPESTTVTKGKNVTFVAKVDSSDLLRKPNMKWLKGKWLDLGSKAGKHVQFKEAYDRNSKVYTYEMSIIKVVEGDAGGYRCEVTSKDKCDSCTFEVTVEAVQEEQPANILDAFKRSGIKGAKKGGDAGEDAGDLDFSALLKKREKKARDEPKEDVDVWEILKDAKPCDYEKIAFDYGITDLRGLLKRLKKMKKVEPKKSDAFLKKLEQCYSVDKGKRTQMHVELHDPNVQVKWLKNGVEIKPSAKYVFECVGNKRTLTINKSNLSDDAAYECVVGEEKSFTEVFVKEPPVTITKLLDDVHVVVGEKVEFECEVSEEGANVKWMKDGVELTKDGKYRIKKDGKKHTLVINEATIEDIGMYYVYTNGGESKGELEVEAKELEVLQSIADLSVKACEQAMFKCEVSDEKVVGKWFKDGVEVKPGNRIKMSHIGRIHKLMIDDVKPQDEGNYTFVPEGYALSLSAKLNFIEIKIEYVPRQDPPKIHLDTSSTGSKNTIVVVAGNKLRLDVEITGEPVPTVCWMKGDTVISEAEGRVRVETRTTLSSFVIEGAERPDEGQYSIIVTNPAGEDKAELTVKIVDVPNPPENVRCMGVGEDTATITWDPPKFDGGAPIKGYLMERKKQGSSRWTKLNFEVFESTTYEAKKMIEGVFYEMRVFAVNGIGISQPSGNSKPFMPIAPTSEPTRLTVEDVTDSTCALKWRPPERVGAGGVDGYIIEWCKEGEDNWVEANKEPVDKNTYRVKGLPTGEKLLFRVVAMNIAGRSPPCTMKQSVIIREIMEYPKIRLPRQLRTKFIRKVGEKINLVIPFQGKPRPVVNWLKDGEPLEIKSVGIRTSDFDTILFIRSAERDHSGTYTLSVQIDNMQDKADIHIQIVDKPGPPINVMVTDVWGFNAALEWKPPKDTGNTDITGYTIQKADKKTQGWFTVYEHNRRPSCTASDLVMGNEYSFRVFSENICGLSDEVAFSKNTAIIGKTDLKYNKPAFKEKDMSSSPKFTAPLVDRVVVAGYSTAISCAVRAYPKAKIVWMKNKMIIGEDPKFLMQNNQGVLTLNIRKPGQFDGGKYSCKAINDLGEDEVECRLEVRVLKEKKEGDEEKK; encoded by the exons CCAAGACAGATAAGGCTGCAGCAGCACCTGCTG ataAGG GTCACCAATCAGTTG AAGACCGGTCTGCTATAGAGG AGGGAAGTGAGTGCAGAGATG AGCTCTTGTCAGAATCAGAAG AATTGCCCGATGATG AGACTGTCCCAGGAGGGCAGTCCGAGCTGACCGGACTATTTGTAGAGAGGCCAGAGAGCACTACAGTAACCAAAG GGAAGAACGTCACCTTTGTGGCTAAAGTGGACTCATCTGACCTGCTGAGGAAGCCCAACATGAAATGGCTGAAAGGGAAGTGGCTGGACCTGGGCAGCAAGGCTGGCAAGCACGTGCAGTTTAAAGAGGCCTATGACAGGAactccaag GtctacacatatgagatgagcatcATCAAAGTAGTGGAAGGAGACGCAGGTGGCTACCGTTGTGAGGTCACCTCCAAAGACAAGTGTGACAGCTGTACATTTGAAGTCACAGTGGAAG CCGTACAAGAGGAGCAGCCCGCCAACATCCTGGATGCCTTCAAGCGATC AGGCATAAAAGGCGCCAAAAAAGG GGGAGATGCAGGAGAGGATGCAGGTGACCTGGACTTCAGTGCCCTCCTCAAAAAAAG gGAAAAAAAGGCAAGGGACGAGCCCAAAGAGGATGTGGATGTGTGGGAGATCCTGAAGGATGCTAAGCCATGTGACTATGAGAAGATTGCCTTTGACTATGGCATCACAGACCTCAGGGGCCTGCTCAAGAGactgaagaagatgaagaaggtGGAACCCAAGAAGAGTGACg ccTTCCTGAAGAAGCTAGAGCAATGTTACTCTGTGGACAAGGGCAAGAGGACCCAGATGCATGTTGAGCTCCATGACCCCAACGTTCAGGTCAAATGGCTGAAGAACGGAGTGGAGATCAAACCCTCTGCCAA GTATGTGTTTGAGTGCGTGGGCAACAAACGGACACTCACCATCAACAAGAGCAACCTGTCTGACGATGCAGCCTATGAGTGTGtggtgggagaggagaagagcttCACTGAAGTCTTTGTCAAAG AGCCCCCGGTCACCATCACCAAGCTGCTGGACGATGTGCATGTAGTGGTGGGAGAGAAGGTGGAGTTTGAGTGTGAGGTCTCAGAGGAAGGGGCCAACGTCAAATG gatgaaagatggagttgagcTGACCAAGGATGGGAAGTACAGGATAAAGAAGGATGGGAAGAAACACACTCTGGTCATCAATGAAGCAACCATAGAGGACATCGGAATGTACTATGTTTACACTAATGGGGGAGAATCCAAAGGAGAACTGGAAGTGGAAG CCAAGGAGCTGGAGGTTCTGCAGAGTATAGCTGACCTGTCGGTGAAGGCGTGTGAACAGGCCATGTTCAAGTGTGAGGTGTCTGATGAGAAGGTGGTGGGCAAGTGGTTCAAGGACGGTGTGGAGGTCAAACCCGGCAACCGCATCAAGATGTCACACATCGGAAG GATCCACAAGCTGATGATTGATGACGTGAAGCCGCAGGATGAAGGAAACTACACCTTTGTCCCTGAAGGATACGCACTCTCCCTCTCCGCTAAACTCAACTTCattg AAATCAAGATCGAATATGTTCCACGCCAAG ACCCTCCCAAAATCCACCTGGACACTAGTAGCACGGGCAGCAAGAACACCATTGTTGTGGTGGCTGGCAACAAGCTCCGCCTTGATGTGGAGATCACAGGAGAGCCTGTCCCCACTGTGTGCTGGATGAAAGGAGACACT GTGATATCGGAGgcggagggcagagtgagggtgGAAACCAGGACCACTCTGAGCAGCTTTGTCATTGAGGGGGCGGAGCGGCCAGACGAAGGCCAGTACTCCATCATAGTGACCAACCCAGCCGGAGAGGACAAGGCTGAGCTCACCGTCAAGATTGTTG ATGTGCCTAACCCTCCAGAGAACGTCAGATGTATGGGAGTTGGCGAGGACACAGCCACCATTACATGGGATCCCCCCAAATTTGACGGGGGTGCACCCATCAAAG GCTACCTGATGGAGAGGAAGAAGCAGGGTTCCTCCAGGTGGACCAAGCTGAACTTTGAGGTGTTTGAGTCAACCACATACGAGGCTAAGAAGATGATTGAGGGTGTTTTTTATGAGATGAGAGTGTTTGCTGTCAACGGGATCGGGATCTCCCAGCCCAGCGGCAACTCAAAGCCCTTCATGCCCATAG cccctaccAGTGAGCCCACTCGTCTGACGGTGGAGGATGTGACAGACAGCACCTGTGCCCTGAAGTGGCGTCCTCCAGAGAGGGTTGGAGCAGGGGGCGTTGACGGGTACATAATCGAGTGGTGCAAAGAAGGAG AGGATAACTGGGTGGAAGCCAATAAGGAGCCAGTGGACAAGAACACGTACCGTGTGAAGGGGCTGCCAACAGGAGAGAAGCTCTTGTTCAGAGTGGTGGCTATGAACATCGCTGGACGCAGCCCCCCCTGCACCATGAAACAGTCTGTCATCATCAGAGAGATCATGG AGTACCCAAAGATCCGCCTGCCTCGCCAGCTAAGAACCAAGTTCATCAGGAAAGTGGGCGAGAAGATCAACCTGGTCATCCCCTTCCAG ggGAAGCCTCGCCCCGTGGTCAACTGGCTGAAAGATGGTGAGCCCCTGGAGATTAAGTCGGTGGGCATCCGCACCAGTGACTTTGACACCATCCTGTTCATCCGCTCGGCAGAAAGGGACCACTCTGGGACATACACCCTGTCTGTCCAGATAGACAACATGCAGGACAAGGCTGACATACACATCCAGATCGTAG acAAGCCAGGTCCTCCTATAAATGTGATGGTAACAGATGTGTGGGGTTTCAATGCTGCTCTGGAGTGGAAGCCCCCCAAAGACACAGGCAACACTGATATCACCGGCTACACCATCCAGAAGGCTGACAAGAAGACCCAG GGTTGGTTCACAGTGTATGAGCACAACCGCCGGCCCAGCTGCACAGCGTCTGACCTGGTCATGGGGAACGAGTACTCCTTCCGTGTGTTCAGTGAGAACATCTGTGGCTTGAGCGATGAGGTGGCCTTCAGCAAGAACACTGCCATCATAGGAAAAACAG ATCTGAAGTACAACAAACCAGCCTTCAAAGAGAAGGACATGAGCAGCTCCCCCAAGTTTACAGCTCCCCTAGTGGACAGGGTTGTTGTTGCAGGCTACAGTACTGCCATCAGCTGCGCTGTCCGGGCCTACCCtaag GCTAAGATAGTGTGGATGAAGAACAAGATGATCATTGGGGAGGATCCTAAATTCTTGATGCAGAACAACCAGGGGGTGTTGACCCTGAACATCAGGAAGCCCGGACAGTTTGACGGGGGCAAGTACTCCTGTAAGGCCATCAACGACCTGGGGGAGGACGAGGTGGAGTGCAGGCTGGAAGTCCGAG TCTTAaaggagaagaaagaaggagacgaggagaagaaaTGA
- the mybpc2a gene encoding myosin binding protein Ca isoform X6: MPEAKKPAKTDKAAAAPADKGHQSVEGEPAVEEDRSAIEEGSECRDELLSESEELPDDETVPGGQSELTGLFVERPESTTVTKGKNVTFVAKVDSSDLLRKPNMKWLKGKWLDLGSKAGKHVQFKEAYDRNSKVYTYEMSIIKVVEGDAGGYRCEVTSKDKCDSCTFEVTVEAVQEEQPANILDAFKRSGIKGAKKGGDAGEDAGDLDFSALLKKREKKARDEPKEDVDVWEILKDAKPCDYEKIAFDYGITDLRGLLKRLKKMKKVEPKKSDAFLKKLEQCYSVDKGKRTQMHVELHDPNVQVKWLKNGVEIKPSAKYVFECVGNKRTLTINKSNLSDDAAYECVVGEEKSFTEVFVKEPPVTITKLLDDVHVVVGEKVEFECEVSEEGANVKWMKDGVELTKDGKYRIKKDGKKHTLVINEATIEDIGMYYVYTNGGESKGELEVEAKELEVLQSIADLSVKACEQAMFKCEVSDEKVVGKWFKDGVEVKPGNRIKMSHIGRIHKLMIDDVKPQDEGNYTFVPEGYALSLSAKLNFIEIKIEYVPRQDPPKIHLDTSSTGSKNTIVVVAGNKLRLDVEITGEPVPTVCWMKGDTVISEAEGRVRVETRTTLSSFVIEGAERPDEGQYSIIVTNPAGEDKAELTVKIVDVPNPPENVRCMGVGEDTATITWDPPKFDGGAPIKGYLMERKKQGSSRWTKLNFEVFESTTYEAKKMIEGVFYEMRVFAVNGIGISQPSGNSKPFMPIAPTSEPTRLTVEDVTDSTCALKWRPPERVGAGGVDGYIIEWCKEGEDNWVEANKEPVDKNTYRVKGLPTGEKLLFRVVAMNIAGRSPPCTMKQSVIIREIMEYPKIRLPRQLRTKFIRKVGEKINLVIPFQGKPRPVVNWLKDGEPLEIKSVGIRTSDFDTILFIRSAERDHSGTYTLSVQIDNMQDKADIHIQIVDKPGPPINVMVTDVWGFNAALEWKPPKDTGNTDITGYTIQKADKKTQGWFTVYEHNRRPSCTASDLVMGNEYSFRVFSENICGLSDEVAFSKNTAIIGKTDLKYNKPAFKEKDMSSSPKFTAPLVDRVVVAGYSTAISCAVRAYPKAKIVWMKNKMIIGEDPKFLMQNNQGVLTLNIRKPGQFDGGKYSCKAINDLGEDEVECRLEVRVLKEKKEGDEEKK; this comes from the exons CCAAGACAGATAAGGCTGCAGCAGCACCTGCTG ataAGG GTCACCAATCAGTTG AAGGTGAACCTGCTGTAGAGG AAGACCGGTCTGCTATAGAGG AGGGAAGTGAGTGCAGAGATG AGCTCTTGTCAGAATCAGAAG AATTGCCCGATGATG AGACTGTCCCAGGAGGGCAGTCCGAGCTGACCGGACTATTTGTAGAGAGGCCAGAGAGCACTACAGTAACCAAAG GGAAGAACGTCACCTTTGTGGCTAAAGTGGACTCATCTGACCTGCTGAGGAAGCCCAACATGAAATGGCTGAAAGGGAAGTGGCTGGACCTGGGCAGCAAGGCTGGCAAGCACGTGCAGTTTAAAGAGGCCTATGACAGGAactccaag GtctacacatatgagatgagcatcATCAAAGTAGTGGAAGGAGACGCAGGTGGCTACCGTTGTGAGGTCACCTCCAAAGACAAGTGTGACAGCTGTACATTTGAAGTCACAGTGGAAG CCGTACAAGAGGAGCAGCCCGCCAACATCCTGGATGCCTTCAAGCGATC AGGCATAAAAGGCGCCAAAAAAGG GGGAGATGCAGGAGAGGATGCAGGTGACCTGGACTTCAGTGCCCTCCTCAAAAAAAG gGAAAAAAAGGCAAGGGACGAGCCCAAAGAGGATGTGGATGTGTGGGAGATCCTGAAGGATGCTAAGCCATGTGACTATGAGAAGATTGCCTTTGACTATGGCATCACAGACCTCAGGGGCCTGCTCAAGAGactgaagaagatgaagaaggtGGAACCCAAGAAGAGTGACg ccTTCCTGAAGAAGCTAGAGCAATGTTACTCTGTGGACAAGGGCAAGAGGACCCAGATGCATGTTGAGCTCCATGACCCCAACGTTCAGGTCAAATGGCTGAAGAACGGAGTGGAGATCAAACCCTCTGCCAA GTATGTGTTTGAGTGCGTGGGCAACAAACGGACACTCACCATCAACAAGAGCAACCTGTCTGACGATGCAGCCTATGAGTGTGtggtgggagaggagaagagcttCACTGAAGTCTTTGTCAAAG AGCCCCCGGTCACCATCACCAAGCTGCTGGACGATGTGCATGTAGTGGTGGGAGAGAAGGTGGAGTTTGAGTGTGAGGTCTCAGAGGAAGGGGCCAACGTCAAATG gatgaaagatggagttgagcTGACCAAGGATGGGAAGTACAGGATAAAGAAGGATGGGAAGAAACACACTCTGGTCATCAATGAAGCAACCATAGAGGACATCGGAATGTACTATGTTTACACTAATGGGGGAGAATCCAAAGGAGAACTGGAAGTGGAAG CCAAGGAGCTGGAGGTTCTGCAGAGTATAGCTGACCTGTCGGTGAAGGCGTGTGAACAGGCCATGTTCAAGTGTGAGGTGTCTGATGAGAAGGTGGTGGGCAAGTGGTTCAAGGACGGTGTGGAGGTCAAACCCGGCAACCGCATCAAGATGTCACACATCGGAAG GATCCACAAGCTGATGATTGATGACGTGAAGCCGCAGGATGAAGGAAACTACACCTTTGTCCCTGAAGGATACGCACTCTCCCTCTCCGCTAAACTCAACTTCattg AAATCAAGATCGAATATGTTCCACGCCAAG ACCCTCCCAAAATCCACCTGGACACTAGTAGCACGGGCAGCAAGAACACCATTGTTGTGGTGGCTGGCAACAAGCTCCGCCTTGATGTGGAGATCACAGGAGAGCCTGTCCCCACTGTGTGCTGGATGAAAGGAGACACT GTGATATCGGAGgcggagggcagagtgagggtgGAAACCAGGACCACTCTGAGCAGCTTTGTCATTGAGGGGGCGGAGCGGCCAGACGAAGGCCAGTACTCCATCATAGTGACCAACCCAGCCGGAGAGGACAAGGCTGAGCTCACCGTCAAGATTGTTG ATGTGCCTAACCCTCCAGAGAACGTCAGATGTATGGGAGTTGGCGAGGACACAGCCACCATTACATGGGATCCCCCCAAATTTGACGGGGGTGCACCCATCAAAG GCTACCTGATGGAGAGGAAGAAGCAGGGTTCCTCCAGGTGGACCAAGCTGAACTTTGAGGTGTTTGAGTCAACCACATACGAGGCTAAGAAGATGATTGAGGGTGTTTTTTATGAGATGAGAGTGTTTGCTGTCAACGGGATCGGGATCTCCCAGCCCAGCGGCAACTCAAAGCCCTTCATGCCCATAG cccctaccAGTGAGCCCACTCGTCTGACGGTGGAGGATGTGACAGACAGCACCTGTGCCCTGAAGTGGCGTCCTCCAGAGAGGGTTGGAGCAGGGGGCGTTGACGGGTACATAATCGAGTGGTGCAAAGAAGGAG AGGATAACTGGGTGGAAGCCAATAAGGAGCCAGTGGACAAGAACACGTACCGTGTGAAGGGGCTGCCAACAGGAGAGAAGCTCTTGTTCAGAGTGGTGGCTATGAACATCGCTGGACGCAGCCCCCCCTGCACCATGAAACAGTCTGTCATCATCAGAGAGATCATGG AGTACCCAAAGATCCGCCTGCCTCGCCAGCTAAGAACCAAGTTCATCAGGAAAGTGGGCGAGAAGATCAACCTGGTCATCCCCTTCCAG ggGAAGCCTCGCCCCGTGGTCAACTGGCTGAAAGATGGTGAGCCCCTGGAGATTAAGTCGGTGGGCATCCGCACCAGTGACTTTGACACCATCCTGTTCATCCGCTCGGCAGAAAGGGACCACTCTGGGACATACACCCTGTCTGTCCAGATAGACAACATGCAGGACAAGGCTGACATACACATCCAGATCGTAG acAAGCCAGGTCCTCCTATAAATGTGATGGTAACAGATGTGTGGGGTTTCAATGCTGCTCTGGAGTGGAAGCCCCCCAAAGACACAGGCAACACTGATATCACCGGCTACACCATCCAGAAGGCTGACAAGAAGACCCAG GGTTGGTTCACAGTGTATGAGCACAACCGCCGGCCCAGCTGCACAGCGTCTGACCTGGTCATGGGGAACGAGTACTCCTTCCGTGTGTTCAGTGAGAACATCTGTGGCTTGAGCGATGAGGTGGCCTTCAGCAAGAACACTGCCATCATAGGAAAAACAG ATCTGAAGTACAACAAACCAGCCTTCAAAGAGAAGGACATGAGCAGCTCCCCCAAGTTTACAGCTCCCCTAGTGGACAGGGTTGTTGTTGCAGGCTACAGTACTGCCATCAGCTGCGCTGTCCGGGCCTACCCtaag GCTAAGATAGTGTGGATGAAGAACAAGATGATCATTGGGGAGGATCCTAAATTCTTGATGCAGAACAACCAGGGGGTGTTGACCCTGAACATCAGGAAGCCCGGACAGTTTGACGGGGGCAAGTACTCCTGTAAGGCCATCAACGACCTGGGGGAGGACGAGGTGGAGTGCAGGCTGGAAGTCCGAG TCTTAaaggagaagaaagaaggagacgaggagaagaaaTGA
- the mybpc2a gene encoding myosin binding protein Ca isoform X24, whose protein sequence is MPEAKKPAKTDKAAAAPADKELPDDETVPGGQSELTGLFVERPESTTVTKGKNVTFVAKVDSSDLLRKPNMKWLKGKWLDLGSKAGKHVQFKEAYDRNSKVYTYEMSIIKVVEGDAGGYRCEVTSKDKCDSCTFEVTVEAVQEEQPANILDAFKRSGIKGAKKGGDAGEDAGDLDFSALLKKREKKARDEPKEDVDVWEILKDAKPCDYEKIAFDYGITDLRGLLKRLKKMKKVEPKKSDAFLKKLEQCYSVDKGKRTQMHVELHDPNVQVKWLKNGVEIKPSAKYVFECVGNKRTLTINKSNLSDDAAYECVVGEEKSFTEVFVKEPPVTITKLLDDVHVVVGEKVEFECEVSEEGANVKWMKDGVELTKDGKYRIKKDGKKHTLVINEATIEDIGMYYVYTNGGESKGELEVEAKELEVLQSIADLSVKACEQAMFKCEVSDEKVVGKWFKDGVEVKPGNRIKMSHIGRIHKLMIDDVKPQDEGNYTFVPEGYALSLSAKLNFIEIKIEYVPRQDPPKIHLDTSSTGSKNTIVVVAGNKLRLDVEITGEPVPTVCWMKGDTVISEAEGRVRVETRTTLSSFVIEGAERPDEGQYSIIVTNPAGEDKAELTVKIVDVPNPPENVRCMGVGEDTATITWDPPKFDGGAPIKGYLMERKKQGSSRWTKLNFEVFESTTYEAKKMIEGVFYEMRVFAVNGIGISQPSGNSKPFMPIAPTSEPTRLTVEDVTDSTCALKWRPPERVGAGGVDGYIIEWCKEGEDNWVEANKEPVDKNTYRVKGLPTGEKLLFRVVAMNIAGRSPPCTMKQSVIIREIMEYPKIRLPRQLRTKFIRKVGEKINLVIPFQGKPRPVVNWLKDGEPLEIKSVGIRTSDFDTILFIRSAERDHSGTYTLSVQIDNMQDKADIHIQIVDKPGPPINVMVTDVWGFNAALEWKPPKDTGNTDITGYTIQKADKKTQGWFTVYEHNRRPSCTASDLVMGNEYSFRVFSENICGLSDEVAFSKNTAIIGKTDLKYNKPAFKEKDMSSSPKFTAPLVDRVVVAGYSTAISCAVRAYPKAKIVWMKNKMIIGEDPKFLMQNNQGVLTLNIRKPGQFDGGKYSCKAINDLGEDEVECRLEVRVLKEKKEGDEEKK, encoded by the exons CCAAGACAGATAAGGCTGCAGCAGCACCTGCTG ataAGG AATTGCCCGATGATG AGACTGTCCCAGGAGGGCAGTCCGAGCTGACCGGACTATTTGTAGAGAGGCCAGAGAGCACTACAGTAACCAAAG GGAAGAACGTCACCTTTGTGGCTAAAGTGGACTCATCTGACCTGCTGAGGAAGCCCAACATGAAATGGCTGAAAGGGAAGTGGCTGGACCTGGGCAGCAAGGCTGGCAAGCACGTGCAGTTTAAAGAGGCCTATGACAGGAactccaag GtctacacatatgagatgagcatcATCAAAGTAGTGGAAGGAGACGCAGGTGGCTACCGTTGTGAGGTCACCTCCAAAGACAAGTGTGACAGCTGTACATTTGAAGTCACAGTGGAAG CCGTACAAGAGGAGCAGCCCGCCAACATCCTGGATGCCTTCAAGCGATC AGGCATAAAAGGCGCCAAAAAAGG GGGAGATGCAGGAGAGGATGCAGGTGACCTGGACTTCAGTGCCCTCCTCAAAAAAAG gGAAAAAAAGGCAAGGGACGAGCCCAAAGAGGATGTGGATGTGTGGGAGATCCTGAAGGATGCTAAGCCATGTGACTATGAGAAGATTGCCTTTGACTATGGCATCACAGACCTCAGGGGCCTGCTCAAGAGactgaagaagatgaagaaggtGGAACCCAAGAAGAGTGACg ccTTCCTGAAGAAGCTAGAGCAATGTTACTCTGTGGACAAGGGCAAGAGGACCCAGATGCATGTTGAGCTCCATGACCCCAACGTTCAGGTCAAATGGCTGAAGAACGGAGTGGAGATCAAACCCTCTGCCAA GTATGTGTTTGAGTGCGTGGGCAACAAACGGACACTCACCATCAACAAGAGCAACCTGTCTGACGATGCAGCCTATGAGTGTGtggtgggagaggagaagagcttCACTGAAGTCTTTGTCAAAG AGCCCCCGGTCACCATCACCAAGCTGCTGGACGATGTGCATGTAGTGGTGGGAGAGAAGGTGGAGTTTGAGTGTGAGGTCTCAGAGGAAGGGGCCAACGTCAAATG gatgaaagatggagttgagcTGACCAAGGATGGGAAGTACAGGATAAAGAAGGATGGGAAGAAACACACTCTGGTCATCAATGAAGCAACCATAGAGGACATCGGAATGTACTATGTTTACACTAATGGGGGAGAATCCAAAGGAGAACTGGAAGTGGAAG CCAAGGAGCTGGAGGTTCTGCAGAGTATAGCTGACCTGTCGGTGAAGGCGTGTGAACAGGCCATGTTCAAGTGTGAGGTGTCTGATGAGAAGGTGGTGGGCAAGTGGTTCAAGGACGGTGTGGAGGTCAAACCCGGCAACCGCATCAAGATGTCACACATCGGAAG GATCCACAAGCTGATGATTGATGACGTGAAGCCGCAGGATGAAGGAAACTACACCTTTGTCCCTGAAGGATACGCACTCTCCCTCTCCGCTAAACTCAACTTCattg AAATCAAGATCGAATATGTTCCACGCCAAG ACCCTCCCAAAATCCACCTGGACACTAGTAGCACGGGCAGCAAGAACACCATTGTTGTGGTGGCTGGCAACAAGCTCCGCCTTGATGTGGAGATCACAGGAGAGCCTGTCCCCACTGTGTGCTGGATGAAAGGAGACACT GTGATATCGGAGgcggagggcagagtgagggtgGAAACCAGGACCACTCTGAGCAGCTTTGTCATTGAGGGGGCGGAGCGGCCAGACGAAGGCCAGTACTCCATCATAGTGACCAACCCAGCCGGAGAGGACAAGGCTGAGCTCACCGTCAAGATTGTTG ATGTGCCTAACCCTCCAGAGAACGTCAGATGTATGGGAGTTGGCGAGGACACAGCCACCATTACATGGGATCCCCCCAAATTTGACGGGGGTGCACCCATCAAAG GCTACCTGATGGAGAGGAAGAAGCAGGGTTCCTCCAGGTGGACCAAGCTGAACTTTGAGGTGTTTGAGTCAACCACATACGAGGCTAAGAAGATGATTGAGGGTGTTTTTTATGAGATGAGAGTGTTTGCTGTCAACGGGATCGGGATCTCCCAGCCCAGCGGCAACTCAAAGCCCTTCATGCCCATAG cccctaccAGTGAGCCCACTCGTCTGACGGTGGAGGATGTGACAGACAGCACCTGTGCCCTGAAGTGGCGTCCTCCAGAGAGGGTTGGAGCAGGGGGCGTTGACGGGTACATAATCGAGTGGTGCAAAGAAGGAG AGGATAACTGGGTGGAAGCCAATAAGGAGCCAGTGGACAAGAACACGTACCGTGTGAAGGGGCTGCCAACAGGAGAGAAGCTCTTGTTCAGAGTGGTGGCTATGAACATCGCTGGACGCAGCCCCCCCTGCACCATGAAACAGTCTGTCATCATCAGAGAGATCATGG AGTACCCAAAGATCCGCCTGCCTCGCCAGCTAAGAACCAAGTTCATCAGGAAAGTGGGCGAGAAGATCAACCTGGTCATCCCCTTCCAG ggGAAGCCTCGCCCCGTGGTCAACTGGCTGAAAGATGGTGAGCCCCTGGAGATTAAGTCGGTGGGCATCCGCACCAGTGACTTTGACACCATCCTGTTCATCCGCTCGGCAGAAAGGGACCACTCTGGGACATACACCCTGTCTGTCCAGATAGACAACATGCAGGACAAGGCTGACATACACATCCAGATCGTAG acAAGCCAGGTCCTCCTATAAATGTGATGGTAACAGATGTGTGGGGTTTCAATGCTGCTCTGGAGTGGAAGCCCCCCAAAGACACAGGCAACACTGATATCACCGGCTACACCATCCAGAAGGCTGACAAGAAGACCCAG GGTTGGTTCACAGTGTATGAGCACAACCGCCGGCCCAGCTGCACAGCGTCTGACCTGGTCATGGGGAACGAGTACTCCTTCCGTGTGTTCAGTGAGAACATCTGTGGCTTGAGCGATGAGGTGGCCTTCAGCAAGAACACTGCCATCATAGGAAAAACAG ATCTGAAGTACAACAAACCAGCCTTCAAAGAGAAGGACATGAGCAGCTCCCCCAAGTTTACAGCTCCCCTAGTGGACAGGGTTGTTGTTGCAGGCTACAGTACTGCCATCAGCTGCGCTGTCCGGGCCTACCCtaag GCTAAGATAGTGTGGATGAAGAACAAGATGATCATTGGGGAGGATCCTAAATTCTTGATGCAGAACAACCAGGGGGTGTTGACCCTGAACATCAGGAAGCCCGGACAGTTTGACGGGGGCAAGTACTCCTGTAAGGCCATCAACGACCTGGGGGAGGACGAGGTGGAGTGCAGGCTGGAAGTCCGAG TCTTAaaggagaagaaagaaggagacgaggagaagaaaTGA